The Limanda limanda chromosome 13, fLimLim1.1, whole genome shotgun sequence genome has a window encoding:
- the LOC133018617 gene encoding immunoglobulin lambda-1 light chain-like, protein MLLLPAAALCCLCSALVAMAAEPTQDQLSLTRRVDEQASFSCGGTDQCYWIYWFQKKDTGTFILILDIYVSGGDIYKNYNHPQKDDFTSQRQQNSWELKIDRVKHSHAATYYCACWKSYLYPTLIFGSGTKLFVDDRPLVTPVVSVYSAASIAALDGKSSLLCVASNMVPPLVQFSWTRQREGGPLETLSSADGEQLELRGTGRTAAIMVVDRNAPYKYRCHVRHEGGTVEAPAEQAPTTQIPTTQIPTTQIPTTQIPTTKAQTCPAAWAWSQRQVKLLCLLYTLLMVKSLVYCGGLALIHILRNRERPAAAHQTTEFPAAASTSH, encoded by the exons atGCTTCTCCTCCCAGCCGCTGCTCTGTgctgcctgtgttcag cgctggttgccatggcagcagagCCGACTCAGGACCAGTTGTCTTTGACCAGGAGAGTTGATGAACAGGCCTCGTTCAGCTGTGGAGGAACTGATCAGTGTTACTGGATATACTGGTTTCAGAAGAAAGACACAGGAACGTTCATACTGATTCTTGATATTTATGTAAGTGGTGGTGACATTTATAAGAATTACAATCATCCTCAGAAAGACGACTTCACATCTCAGAGACAACAGAACAGCTGGGAGTTGAAGATAGACAGAGTTAAACACTCTCATGCAGCCACGTACTACTGCGCCTGTTGGAAGTCCTATCTATACCCCACA TTGATCTTCGGCTCAGGAACCAAATTGTTCGTAGATG ATCGGCCGCTGGTGACCCCGGTGGTGAGCGTGTACTCGGCAGCTTCCATCGCCGCCCTGGACGGGAAGAgctccctgctgtgtgtggcctccaacatggttcctcctctggtccAGTTCTCCTGgacaagacagagggagggtggTCCTCTGGAGACGCTGTCCTCTGCTGATGGAgagcagctggagctcagaggGACAGGACGCACCGCCGCCATCATGGTGGTCGACCGGAACGCTCCGTACAAATACCGCTGCCACGTCCGGCATGAGGGAGGCACAGTGGAGGCCCCGGCAGAGCAAG caccgacgactcaaataccgacgactcaaataccgacgactcaaataccaACGACTCAAATACCAACGACTAAAGCACAGACTTGTCCGGCGGCCTGGGCCTGGTCTCAGCGgcaggtgaagctgctgtgtctgcTCTACACGCTGCTGATGGTGAAGAGTCTGGTTTACTGCGGTGGACTCGCTCTGATCCACATCCTGAGGAACCGGGAGCGTCCAGCCGCTGCTCACCAGACGACCgagtttcctgcagcagcttcaactTCTCACTGA
- the LOC133018713 gene encoding immunoglobulin lambda-1 light chain-like, with the protein MLLLPAAALCCLCSALVAMAAELTQDQLSLTRRVDEQASFSCGGTYQRGYILWFQKKDTGTFRQILYINEGSGYIYKGYNHPQKDDFTAEIKQNSCELKIEKVKRSHAATYYCACWVSGTHISFTVDLIFGSGTKLFVDDRPLVTPVVSVYSAASIAALDGKSTLLCVASNMVPPLVQFSWTRQREGGPLETLSSADGEQLELRGTGCTAAIMVVDQNAPYKYRCHVRHEGAPTTQIPTTQIPTTQIPTTQIPTLPPQPPPAAWTWSQRQVKLLCLLYTLLMVKSLVYCGGLALIHILRNRERPAAAHQTTEFPAAASTSH; encoded by the exons atgCTTCTCCTCCCAGCCGCTGCTCTGTgctgcctgtgttcag cgctggttgccatggcagcagagCTGACTCAGGACCAGTTGTCTTTGACCAGGAGAGTTGATGAACAGGCCTCGTTCAGCTGTGGAGGAACTTATCAACGTGGATACATACTCTGGTTTCAGAAGAAAGACACAGGAACGTTCAGACAGATTCTTTATATTAATGAAGGTAGTGGTTACATTTATAAGGGTTACAATCATCCTCAGAAAGACGACTTCACAGCTGAGATTAAACAGAACAGCTGTGAGTTGAAGATAGAGAAAGTTAAACGCTCTCATGCAGCCACGTACTACTGCGCCTGTTGGGTTTCTGGAACCCACA TCTCTTTCACTGTGGACTTGATCTTCGGCTCAGGAACCAAATTGTTCGTAGATG ATCGGCCGCTGGTGACCCCGGTGGTGAGCGTGTACTCGGCAGCTTCCATCGCCGCCCTGGACGGGAAGAGCACCCTGCTGTGTGTGGCCTCCAACAtggttcctcctctggtccAGTTCTCCTGgacaagacagagggagggtggTCCTCTGGAGACGCTGTCCTCTGCTGATGGAgagcagctggagctcagaggGACAGGATGCACCGCCGCCATCATGGTGGTCGACCAGAACGCTCCGTACAAATACCGCTGCCACGTCCGGCATGAGGGAG caccgacgactcaaataccgacgactcaaataccgacgactcaaataccgacgactcaaataccgacgcTTCCACCACAGCCGCCTCCGGCGGCCTGGACCTGGTCTCAGCGgcaggtgaagctgctgtgtctgcTCTACACGCTGCTGATGGTGAAGAGTCTGGTTTACTGCGGTGGACTCGCTCTGATCCACATCCTGAGGAACCGGGAGCGTCCAGCCGCTGCTCACCAGACGACCgagtttcctgcagcagcttcaactTCTCACTGA
- the LOC133018675 gene encoding immunoglobulin lambda-1 light chain-like — MLLLPAAALCCLCSALVAMAAELTQDQLSLTRRVGEQASFSCGRTYQRGYILWFQKEDTGTFTLILDIDESDGYIYKPYNNPQKDDFTAEIKQNSCELKIEKVKRSHEATYYCAYLKTAHLIFGSGTKLFVDDRPLVTPVVSVYPAASIAALDGKSTLLCVASNMVPPLVQFSWTRQREGGPLETLSSADGEQLELSGTGRTAAIMVVDRHASYTYNYTCHVRHEGGTVEAPAEQGEGSLVHANPAPTTPAPTAPAPTALAAVAWSQRQVKLLCLLYTLLMVKSLVYCGGLALIHILRNRERPAAAHQTTEFPAADSTSH, encoded by the exons aTGCTTCTCCTCCCAGCCGCTGCTCTGTgctgcctgtgttcag cgctggttgccatggcagcagagCTGACTCAGGACCAGTTGTCTTTGACCAGAAGAGTTGGTGAACAGGCCTCGTTCAGCTGTGGAAGAACTTATCAGCGTGGATACATACTCTGGTTTCAGAAGGAAGACACAGGAACGTTCACACTGATTCTTGATATTGATGAAAGTGATGGTTACATTTATAAGCCTTACAATAATCCTCAGAAAGACGACTTCACAGCTGAGATTAAACAGAACAGCTGTGAGTTGAAGATAGAGAAAGTTAAACGCTCTCATGAAGCCACGTACTACTGCGCCTATTTGAA AACCGCTCAC TTGATCTTCGGCTCAGGAACCAAACTGTTCGTAGATG ATCGGCCGCTGGTGACCCCGGTGGTGAGCGTGTACCCGGCAGCTTCCATCGCCGCCCTGGACGGGAAGAGCACCCTGCTGTGTGTGGCCTCCAACAtggttcctcctctggtccAGTTCTCCTGgacaagacagagggagggtggTCCTCTGGAGACGCTGTCCTCTGCTGATGGAGAGCAGCTGGAGCTCAGTGGGACAGGACGCACCGCCGCCATCATGGTGGTCGACCGGCACGCTTCCTACACGTACAACTACACCTGCCACGTCCGGCATGAGGGAGGCACAGTGGAGGCCCCGGCAGAGCAAGGTGAAGGAAGTTTG GTTCATGCTAATCCAGCACCGACGACTCCAGCACCGACGGCTCCGGCACCGACGGCTCTGGCGGCCGTGGCCTGGTCTCAGCGgcaggtgaagctgctgtgtctgcTCTACACGCTGCTGATGGTGAAGAGTCTGGTTTACTGCGGTGGACTCGCTCTGATCCACATCCTGAGGAACCGGGAGCGTCCAGCCGCTGCTCACCAGACGACCGAGTTTCCTGCAGCAGATTCAACTTCTCACTGA